From Mercenaria mercenaria strain notata chromosome 17, MADL_Memer_1, whole genome shotgun sequence, the proteins below share one genomic window:
- the LOC123535718 gene encoding uncharacterized protein LOC123535718 has protein sequence MAVSGRKIPVNKELVSGGLEEDFGQSWCGPCLAFDKQEESCGFCMDCHEYLCKNCYIYHQRVKATKHHRLLDKDQMCKEDIPPNNSDVCTERCSIHKNEVIKFFCPKHDELGCTDCMTLNHRACDLDYIPDKCKDIGDSREYRDTIRKIEEKSNEVNDITSKAVVKDKEIDEMHDAATKDIRKYRQEINDRLDVIQTKSETEVINRRSSDKQKVQSVIASCNIYSSEINKLQSSLQDSKTRKEHGQLFIALKRAKSALTTTSIQQAEESLDKVNAKYEVKRNEDIKGILNQEAALVKLCELPTKLPTSERKTEKRSLSHLEDINVKTNTDKETCYISGCEILTTDKIVLADNINKAVKIVDLQRKVVIEEKTVDICPCDIAVLPESHIAVTTGNERKILILTTASTLSINNTFTVEGDCYGIVFHENKLYVVCQKPRRVLVLDMKGNVNNTISLDDDTSFFGATYIAKSSEEKSIYVSTWGTSPVIRFTSWGVITAVYNGFKKDVQKPGGMLMIDDGSVLVCCYGSGEIYRLSKGIAQGRVIKDGLNKPRSISYCSNRHEVYVGSSASDYVKVFRLL, from the coding sequence ATGGCCGTATCAGGACGAAAAATTCCAGTAAACAAGGAGTTAGTTTCTGGAGGTCTGGAAGAAGATTTCGGTCAAAGTTGGTGTGGTCCCTGTTTGGCCTTTGATAAACAAGAGGAGTCTTGTGGATTTTGTATGGACTGTCATGAATATCTCTGCAAGAATTGCTATATATATCACCAAAGAGTAAAAGCTACAAAACATCATCGATTACTGGACAAAGATCAAATGTGTAAGGAAGATATTCCTCCTAATAATTCAGACGTCTGCACGGAAAGATGTTCTATTCATAAGAATGAAGTAATCAAGTTCTTCTGTCCCAAACACGACGAGCTCGGCTGTACTGACTGTATGACCTTGAACCACAGGGCTTGCGACCTTGACTACATCCCTGATAAATGCAAGGATATCGGAGACAGTCGTGAATACAGGGACACAATcagaaaaattgaagaaaaatcaaACGAAGTAAATGATATAACGTCAAAGGCTGTTGTAAAAGATAAAGAAATAGACGAAATGCATGATGCAGCAACTAAAGACATTCGCAAGTACAGACAAGAAATAAACGACCGTTTAGATGTCATTCAAACGAAGTCGGAGACTGAAGTCATCAATAGAAGGTCTTCAGATAAACAGAAAGTTCAGTCAGTCATTGCTTCATGTAACATTTATTCCTCAGAAATAAACAAGCTACAGTCATCTTTACAGGATAGCAAAACACGGAAGGAACACGGTCAACTATTTATTGCCCTCAAGAGGGCTAAGTCTGCGTTAACAACAACATCCATACAGCAAGCTGAAGAAAGTTTAGACAAGGTGAATGCAAAATACGAAGTCAAACGTAATGAGGACATCAAGGGCATACTGAATCAGGAAGCTGCTTTGGTGAAACTTTGTGAGCTTCCAACAAAATTGCCTACGTCGGAACGGAAGACAGAGAAAAGATCCCTCAGCCATTTAGAGGATATAAACGTGAAAACTAACACAGACAAAGAAACATGCTATATCAGTGGCTGTGAAATCTTGACAACTGACAAAATTGTCCTTGCTGACAATATAAACAAAGCAGTCAAAATCGTGGATTTACAAAGAAAAGTTGTGATCGAAGAGAAAACCGTTGATATATGCCCATGTGATATAGCTGTACTTCCTGAGAGCCATATTGCTGTAACAACAGGAAATGAGAGAAAAATTCTGATTTTGACAACAGCAAGCACACTGTCAATTAATAACACCTTTACAGTTGAAGGAGATTGCTACGGGATAGTTTTCCACGAGAACAAACTGTATGTTGTATGCCAGAAACCCAGACGAGTACTTGTTTTAGATATGAAAGGTAACGTTAACAACACAATATCATTAGACGATGATACAAGTTTTTTTGGTGCAACATATATTGCTAAAAGTTCCGAGGAAAAAAGTATCTATGTGAGTACCTGGGGTACCAGTCCTGTCATACGTTTTACTTCATGGGGTGTTATAACTGCTGTATACAACGGCTTTAAGAAAGATGTTCAGAAACCTGGAGGAATGCTTATGATTGATGATGGATCAGTTCTGGTGTGCTGCTATGGTTCAGGTGAAATTTACCGTCTCTCTAAAGGCATAGCACAAGGTCGGGTGATAAAAGATGGTCTAAACAAACCACGTTCTATAAGCTACTGTTCAAACAGACATGAAGTCTACGTTGGCAGTTCCGCCAGTGATTATGTGAAAGTATTTCGATTACTGTAG
- the LOC123535717 gene encoding uncharacterized protein LOC123535717: protein MAVSGRKIPVNKGLVSGGSEEDSGQSWCGPCLAFDKHEESCGFCVDCHEYLCKNCYIYHQRVKATKHHRLLDKDQMSEEGIPSTTSDVCTERCSIHKNEVLKFYCPKHDVLGCTDCMTLNHRACDLVYIPDKCKDIGDSHEYTDTIRKLQEKSNKVKDITSKAAVKDKEIDEMYDAATKDICKYRQEINDRLDVIQTKSQTEINHRRSSDKQKVQSAISSCNTYSSEINKLQASLQDSKTRKENGQLFIDLKRAKSALTTTSIQQAEESLDKVNAKYEVKRNEDIGSILYQEAALVKLCELPTKLPTPARKTEIRSLSHKEDINVKTNTDKGTCCITGCEVLTTDKLVLADNSNKAVKIVDLQRKVVIEEKTIGAHPYDIAVLPKNQIAVTVERKILIMTTAGRLSTDSTLATAGICFGIIFHENKLYVVCQDPRQVLVLDMKGNVNNTISLKDPGRFFNVRDIAKSSEDKSIYVSTYGTCPFIRLSLGGEITAVYNGFTKNVQEPRGMLMIDDGSILVCCSGSGKIYRLSKDIAQGRVIKDGLNGPRCISYCPNRYEVYVGCFSD, encoded by the coding sequence ATGGCCGTATCAGGACGAAAAATTCCAGTAAACAAGGGATTAGTTTCTGGAGGTTCGGAAGAAGATTCCGGTCAAAGTTGGTGTGGCCCCTGTCTGGCCTTTGATAAACATGAAGAGTCTTGtggattttgtgtggactgtcATGAATATCTCTGCAAGAACTGCTATATATATCACCAAAGAGTAAAAGCTACAAAACATCATCGATTATTGGATAAAGATCAGATGAGTGAGGAAGGTATTCCTTCTACTACTTCAGACGTCTGCACAGAACGATGTTCTATTCATAAGAATGAAGTACTCAAGTTCTACTGTCCCAAACACGACGTACTCGGCTGTACAGACTGTATGACCTTGAACCACAGGGCGTGTGACCTTGTCTACATCCCTGATAAATGCAAAGATATTGGAGACAGTCATGAATACACGGACACAATCagaaaacttcaagaaaaatcaaacaaagtaaaagaTATAACGTCAAAGGCTGCTGTAAAAGATAAAGAAATAGACGAGATGTATGATGCAGCAACTAAAGACATTTGCAAGTATAGACAAGAAATAAACGACCGTTTAGATGTCATTCAAACAAAGTCGCAGACTGAAATCAACCATAGAAGGTCTTCAGACAAACAGAAAGTTCAGTCTGCCATTTCTTCATGTAACACTTATTCctcagaaataaacaaacttcAGGCATCTTTACAGGACAGCAAGACACGGAAGGAAAACGGTCAACTATTTATTGACCTCAAGAGGGCTAAGTCTGCATTAACAACAACATCCATACAGCAAGCTGAAGAAAGTTTAGACAAGGTGAATGCAAAATACGAGGTTAAACGTAATGAGGACATCGGGAGCATACTGTATCAGGAAGCGGCTTTGGTGAAACTTTGTGAGCTTCCAACAAAATTGCCTACTCCAGCACGGAAGACAGAGATAAGATCTCTCAGCCATAAAGAAGATATAAACGTGAAAACTAATACTGACAAAGGAACATGCTGTATTACTGGATGTGAAGTCTTGACAACTGACAAGCTTGTCCTTGCTGACAATTCGAACAAAGCGGTAAAAATCGTGGATTTACAAAGAAAGGTTGTGATCGAAGAGAAAACCATTGGTGCACATCCATATGATATAGCCGTTCTCCCTAAGAACCAGATTGCTGTAACAGTCGAAAGGAAAATTCTGATTATGACAACAGCGGGCAGACTGTCAACTGATAGCACCTTAGCCACTGCAGGAATTTGCTTTGGTATCATTTTCCATGAGAACAAACTATATGTTGTGTGCCAGGACCCTAGACAAGTACTTGTTTTAGATATGAAGGGTAACGTTAACAACACAATATCACTAAAAGACCCTGGAAGATTTTTTAATGTAAGAGATATTGCTAAAAGTTCCGAAGATAAAAGTATCTATGTGAGTACCTACGGTACCTGCCCTTTCATACGTTTATCTTTAGGAGGTGAAATAACTGCTGTATACAACGGCTTTACGAAAAATGTTCAGGAACCTCGAGGAATGCTTATGATTGATGACGGGTCAATTCTGGTGTGCTGCAGTGGTTCAGGTAAAATTTACCGCCTCTCTAAAGACATAGCACAAGGTCGGGTGATAAAAGATGGTCTAAACGGACCACGTTGTATAAGCTACTGTCCAAACAGATATGAAGTCTACGTTGGCTGTTTCAGTGATTAA